A segment of the Fusarium oxysporum f. sp. lycopersici 4287 chromosome 4, whole genome shotgun sequence genome:
CGACTTCGTGCATAGCTCAATCGGACCTGCTGACTTTGTTGGTCTTTTTCGAGAGGAGCTCCAAAGCTTAACACACCCAGAGTTCCGTGAAGCTCTCTACAATTACAGCAATTCACAGCGACCTGACAACATCACGCAAGACTCAAACTACAAGTTAGCTGTGAAACGTTGCTCACAGGCAGAAGCTGGTGGATACACTTGTCGAGTTTTCCGCCCTAACCTCCCTTGACTGAATAAGACCCGAGTCTTACAGGGAGCTACGGGGAGCTCTGTCTCTGATTGCGGGATGCCCAGAGGACTAGGCGCCCCATAATTTTCAACGCATTGCTGGGCTCGCAGCTGCTGCGCCACGGTCTTTCGGTCCAGCCGACCGCCAAGCCAGCCTCTCGGCTCCTCATAGCCGATTAAGCTGCGATGTTGACGATTTAAGGTGATCAAGGGCAAGCTTGAGACCAATCTCCTTGGAGGAGAGACCACTATTGCAGGGTCGGTGAGCTCAGGGACAGAATGTCGATTGATGAGTCTAGGCCCTGCAAGGTTTGCCAAGACCAGGTGTGAACTCACTGGGCGTTGGAGCTGTCACTGAAGGATTCCCCTTCGTCGAAACAATATCTGTTGGGTTTACGAGCTGACCAGACGATGACATGGTGttcttggccatgttgaacCGAGGCTCAATACATCATCAGCCTGGCCAAGGAATTCCTACAAAAGCCCGTAGGAGTTTCCGCACTTGATAGACAAGACAAGCGGAGCCCACTATCAGAgtgtcaaggtcaagagtCGAGACCTCAGCAGCCAAGACTTGGCTCCAATCGACAAGACTGTTCAACAGCTACAACTTGCACAAAGTGGCTGTGTACGTGCCGACTTTCCCATATGCCCCGCGGTCCCGCTTGGCAAGTCTCATGAGATATTACCGCCGGCCAAGTACGAGCGTTGTATTATCAGCGATCCAAGATGATTCCACCCACGGAAATTGCTCCCTATCGACAGCAACACCCCGGCACTCTTCACTGGATGGCGTGCGCTAAATCGAGCTTCTGCTTACAGCCAACATCCTTTTTCTGCTAGCTCCCCACACTCCCAGACTCAGCCGGCAGTCTTTATTTACCGGGTTTAGAGCGGCTAGTATACGAAGGTCTAAAAGGTTTGAGGCACCCAGGAACACTTGAATGTCATTCGTGACTTCGTACACAAGGTTTGTCAATCTGGATAAATTGTGCCGTGCAAAGCCTTACTCGTTTCGTATGTGATTTGCGCAAGTCCCGATCAACCACGTGGAAATACATCAGCCCACCGGATCAATATTGAGCGAGCAAATTTCGGTCTTTTACGAGTTACAAGGTACTTGTCATTTGTCAAGGGACAGCGCAGTATTCGTCCGGGTCATTGTTATTTCCGATAAACGACTTTTCTTGGCACATGCTCGTTCATGTTCTTGATTTGGGTAGTATTGTACAAAGTTCTATTTCCTGTTTTGTTTCAGGATTTTTGGGGGTATCATTATTACGCCTGAAAgaatcttcatctccatctccatctctgcCAAGTCAGATCTATGTCACTGATCTGGACCATGTCTTGGCGATCATCCTGTGCAATCTCCTTTGCACTCATCGTGACTCGCTTTTTTCTTGTATCGCAGTCACCTTCATCCTTATCGTAGCCGCCTGTTATTCGTCATAGCTTACTTGAAAAGTCGCTTCCCTGTACGGGTTGAAAAGCGCTCAACTCCATCGCCCTGCTGGGCATGCCAGAGTTGCTGCACCCCTACACCACGGCTCTCTCCAGATAGCCTGTAACGACGCCAGGCCTCGCGTAGATGATCGGGCCGTAGAGGGCCGCGCTTGAGATCAatctcttcctctgctgCGGCAGGGTCATCATTTGTCGACGGGGGAGGCGTAGGTAGTTCGCTCTGCTTCTCTCCAGCGTGGATCCATTCTCCTTGCACATTGCGAGCGGCTTCGATGATCTCACCAGCGAAGAGCTTGGCGACGGCTTTGACGGCTGTGCTAACGTTCTGCGGAACCGATTGAGAAACCGTAGCGTTGACAACCTGCAAATGTCAGTATCAAAATTTGAACCGGCGTAGACATAACATACTCGTTTGACGACACTATCGGCCAATTTAGCCGCACGCCAGAGCTCGTATCGGTTATACTGCTGAGAATCAAAAGCCTCAACAAGCATAGCTCTCAGTCGAATCTCCTCCTGCTTCTGCTCCTGCGTTCTCGCAACGACATCCTCAAGCgccatctcagccttctcatcgtcctcatcgtcatcctccttctcacCACCCTGTCCGCTCACAGCAGTAGGTGCCCGTCCTCCAACGAGACTGGGCGTTTGTTCACGAGCATCATCTGGCTTGGCGTTCTTTGCCTTGCGGCCGCGTTTCTTCTTCGGCGCTCCGCTGGCTGTCGTGCTGACTGCGCTGCCGCTCACATGCGACTGAGCATCGACGGATGGAGAGCGCGGGAACGGAGATCGTGCTTCGGGGGGGAAAGACGTTTGGCGGAGAGGATGGGCGGCGGAGCTGGTTGAGACGGAGGTTTGGGAGGGCTTGCGGCGCTTGAGTGGAGGCGCGGAGCCGTCGAGGGTTGATGGGCGCTTCTTGTTGGGGATTTGAGCGGGTGATGGGTAGGGCGGTGACATTCCCGATGGAGAGGTTGCGTAGGGCGGAGAAGCCATTGTGATAATCTCGAGATGTGACAGTTGATGGTGAAAGGGAGAGGTTTCGAAATGAAAGGCGCTGTGACTAAGCTATGCGGTGCAGCAACAGCGACGTGTTCCGAGAAGGCGTCCGTCAGAAAAGATACGTATTTTCGATATCGGCGTTTTTCGCAAAGTCGTTAACAAGATGCGTCTCTCGTCTTCACGGCTTTCGGAGGATGATCCGGAGCAACAGGCACAACGCGTCTGCTATTCCGAACGGACGTGATGTCCAGTCACGTGGATACCCACATGATCGGACCCACGGCGCCAACGACCGTTTCTGCTCCCATTGTCCAACTGAGACAATGCTGCTAGGCCGTTGACGTCAAACAGCTCGTGCTAGGtactgataagataaggcaCCGCGTGGGAAAATAATTGCAGCAGAAGCATTCCCCCGCGAATCCCGTGGAGCCCCTCTAATTTTTTCGGCGTTTGGATCCGGTCATTGGCTTAGGTTGGAGAGAGAGAGACATTTGGACCCTGACTCAATCAATTCGGTTTCCGTACTGTCTAGCTTTCTGGGCTTTTTGAGTCTTGTCGTCAATTGTCGCCTGTTTTTTCCTCTCTTGACTCATAAAGATACCTAGTACTTATTtcccctctttctcctccatcatcatcctctctcTCTCAATTCCCTCTAACCTTTACTCTTCTGCAAAGCTTAGACAGACATCGCCACCATGCCTACCTCCGAAGACGGAAAGAAGAGATCCCACGACGTCGCAAGCATCTCGGGCTCATCGTCCAGCAGCGACGATTCCCGCAGGCGCCGTCGCGAgcgcaaggagaagaagagaaagaacgGCGATGCCATCGCTGTCAATGGCGCAAAGCCGAGTGCTTTCGCTCAGCGTCGCAATAGCTTGGCCAAAGCTTCGCGAGATCCCCGCGATGAACCCATCCCCAAGAAGCGTCGCGCTGCACCCCAGAGCGTTCCTGAAGAGGGCGCCGTGGTGAAGACGAGATCTCCCAGTCCtgtcattgactttgatgggCTCAGTCGACCCAGTATGTTTACTCTTAccggtggtgctggtggttAACGCTTACTGACGGTTTTAAGGTCGGGGAACGAGAGAGCGCAGAGAGGAGACGGAGGAGCAGCAGGCTGCGCGATTGGAACGTATGAGCGGCGCTGTGCGCACTATTCTAGAGTGTGTCGGTGAAGATCCCGATCGCGAGGGTCTTCTCAAAACTCCAGAGCGCTACGCAAAGGCGCTCCTCTTCTTAACCAAGGGATACCAGGACAACATTGAAACCATGGTCAACGAGGCTCTATTCAGAGAGGGACACAGTGAAATGGTCATTATCAAGGACATTGAGATTTTCGTAAGTACTTTACTTCACTCAATTGCAAAAATATAGCTAACAACTCCCAGTCTCTGTGCGAGCATCATCTCGTACCATTCACCGGCAAGGTTTGCGCTCCTCCTCCGAAATCGCACGAGAATCAAACAAACAGCTgactttttttcttttttccccGCAGATGCACATCGGCTACATCCCCAACGAGACCGTCATCGGCCTATCCAAGCTCCCCCGAATCGCAGAGATGTTCGCACGCCGTCTGCAGATCCAAGAACGCCTCACCAAAGAAGTCGCCCACGCCATCATGGAGATCCTCAAACCCCAGGGCGTCGCCGTGGTCATGGAGTCGAGCCACCTGTGCATGGTGATGCGCGGTGTCGAGAAGACGACTACCAGCACAATCACGAGCTGTGTCCTTGGCTGCTTCGAGAAGAAGTCCAAGACGCGCAATGAGTTTCTCAACCTTATTGGCATTAACCGATAGAGAGTATACGGTCGCAAATTAGAGGCCGAAGCAATCTTCAACATGCTTATGATGGAAACGATAAGCCTATGAAGAACATTCATCATGTATAGGAAGAGTACATGTGATGAGACATGCACCAAGTACCATCACCATTGATTTATCTGCATTTTTGGCGTTCAGGATCAGGATAGGTTCTCCTTCAAAGGGCGGTTTTGggacaaaagaaagaaagaggcCATGTCTTCAACAAATTCGGTCAGGTCCAAGTTGTCATCAAATTTTCTAGGAAAAAAGGCGGGTAGAGCGTTTATTAGCCATTGTCCCATTAGATGTCCGGGCTCAACGCCCTGGAGAATATCATAACCATGTTAGAGTTTGAATGAAATCATCTCATTAATAACGTAACGTAGCCGCCTATTGTATATGTAGCATAGCCTGGTCTGAAAACCAGTACAACGTCTTGTGTGTGGTATTCTCTGAATCGCCATCTCGGACGCCCTTTTATGGATCTCGTACAAACAAAATTGGCTCAAGAACAAACACCAAATGGCATAACCGACCTGactccttttccttcttggtATTTTTAAACCGAACGAAAACGCCATCACCCCTTGTCATCCACTACAAACTCATTCCCCGTCTAGAAGAGCGTCCATCCCATTTCTCTCCTTTTCCAAGGACGCTGTGGTCATGGTGACATCTCCCCCAGCATCGATCTttttctcgtcatcttcgtcttggTTCGTCATCTCCTTGAACATTTGATCCACGTTGCCTTCTTCCTGCTTGATCATTTCTTCATCCATCGGATTAGAGACGCGTCTCTCAATAGACCCATGTCCAGTTCCCCA
Coding sequences within it:
- a CDS encoding GTP cyclohydrolase I translates to MPTSEDGKKRSHDVASISGSSSSSDDSRRRRRERKEKKRKNGDAIAVNGAKPSAFAQRRNSLAKASRDPRDEPIPKKRRAAPQSVPEEGAVVKTRSPSPVIDFDGLSRPSRGTRERREETEEQQAARLERMSGAVRTILECVGEDPDREGLLKTPERYAKALLFLTKGYQDNIETMVNEALFREGHSEMVIIKDIEIFSLCEHHLVPFTGKMHIGYIPNETVIGLSKLPRIAEMFARRLQIQERLTKEVAHAIMEILKPQGVAVVMESSHLCMVMRGVEKTTTSTITSCVLGCFEKKSKTRNEFLNLIGINR